From the Pseudopipra pipra isolate bDixPip1 chromosome 22, bDixPip1.hap1, whole genome shotgun sequence genome, one window contains:
- the GNB1 gene encoding guanine nucleotide-binding protein G(I)/G(S)/G(T) subunit beta-1, whose amino-acid sequence MSELDQLRQEAEQLKNQIRDARKACADATLAQITANIDPVGRIQMRTRRTLRGHLAKIYAMHWGTDSRLLVSASQDGKLIIWDSYTTNKVHAIPLRSSWVMTCAYAPSGNYVACGGLDNICSIYNLKTREGNVRVSRELAGHTGYLSCCRFLDDNQIVTSSGDTTCALWDIETGQQTTTFTGHTGDVMSLSLAPDARCFVSGACDASAKLWDVREGMCRQTFTGHESDINAICFFPNGNAFATGSDDATCRLFDLRADQELMVYSHDNIICGITSVAFSKSGRLLLAGYDDFNCNVWDTLKADRAGVLAGHDNRVSCLGVTDDGMAVATGSWDSFLKIWN is encoded by the exons ATGAGTGAGCTGGACCAGTTACGCCAGGAGGCCGAGCAACTGAAAAACCAAATCAGA GATGCTAGGAAAGCATGTGCAGATGCCACCCTGGCTCAG ATCACAGCCAACATCGACCCCGTGGGGAGGATCCAGATGCGCACCAGGAGAACGCTCCGGGGACACCTGGCCAAAATTTATGCAATGCACTGGGGGACTGATTccag GCTTCTAGTTAGTGCCTCCCAGGATGGCAAACTTATAATTTGGGACAGCTATACTACAAACAAG GTGCACGCCATCCCCCTGCGCTCCTCCTGGGTCATGACTTGTGCATACGCTCCCTCTGGGAATTACGTGGCTTGTGGTGGGCTGGACAACATCTGCTCCATCTATAACTTGAAAACTCGTGAAGGGAATGTACGTGTGAGCCGGGAGCTCGCCGGGCACACAG GCTACTTGTCCTGCTGTCGTTTCCTGGATGATAATCAAATCGTCACCAGCTCTGGCGACACCACTTG CGCTCTCTGGGACATAGAAACTGGTCAGCAGACAACCACATTTACTGGGCACACTGGAGACGTGATGAGCTTGTCCCTCGCTCCCGACGCCCGGTGTTTCGTTTCTGGTGCCTGCGACGCCTCTGCCAAACTGTGGGACGTGAGAGAAGGAATGTGCCGGCAAACCTTCACCGGCCACGAGTCGGACATCAACGCCATCTGT TTCTTCCCCAACGGCAACGCGTTTGCCACGGGCTCGGACGACGCCACGTGCCGGCTCTTCGACCTGCGGGCCGACCAGGAGCTGATGGTCTATTCCCACGACAACATCATCTGTGGCATCACCTCTGTAGCATTTTCCAAGAGTGGCCGTCTGCTCTTAGCTGGGTATGACGACTTCAACTGCAACGTGTGGGACACGCTGAAAGCTGATAGAGCAG gtgtcctcGCCGGTCACGATAACCGTGTCAGCTGCTTAGGTGTGACTGATGATGGCATGGCAGTGGCAACAGGATCATGGGACAGCTTCCTCAAGATCTGGAACTGA